In Aphelocoma coerulescens isolate FSJ_1873_10779 chromosome W unlocalized genomic scaffold, UR_Acoe_1.0 ChrW_unloc_scaf_3, whole genome shotgun sequence, the sequence AAACTGGCGTCATGGACAGGATCTGACAGACAGAAGGGGTTGCAAGGTTGTGTGTAGTCTGTAATAGGGGAAGGACGTTTCGCTCCAGTCGCACCTAGCCCGACACCCCAAAAGGGGTGAGCGGTGTCTAGAAAGCAAGGGGGGTGACTCGAATTTCCCGCAAACTGCACACGCCTAGGTAAAAAGCACCCCATACTCAGTTGAGGGctctgtcttcagatttttcgCAAAGGATCTCTTAGTGTAAAAGGGGGAACTGTGTTTTTTGGTGTGTGCATGAATTTGGACTGCTTGGTGTAGTGAAGAGACAACCATAAGTAACTTAAGGAGTACCTCCCAAGCAGATTTGGTCTCTTCACCCACCCAGGGAAGTGAAGGGAGACACAGCGAAGCTGTGTGTGTGTCGCAGTGTGTAATTAACTTTACCTCCTTGTGGTGGTTTTGATCCTGtcataaaatgactgaaaaccccAGTGCAAAAGTTAAAGCTGCGTTTTATGCTCTGCTAGCAAAACATAATGCCCGGCCCTCTCCGGGAGGGGAAGAATGGGCTCAAAATAGCTGGTTTAATTTGGATTATGTGACTGATAGAGTATGTTCTTTACAACATGAGACTAGATTTAAATTTGGCCgaaataaaaccataatctgctctgttttagggGCATGCCTTGCGGCAGCTATAGATCATCGCTTAAAGCAATGTACTGAAGAGAAAGCGATCATAGATTCCCTTCAAAGCCTAGTGGAAATTTTACAGAAACAATTAgatgaagaaaagaataaaaatcatttgctagaggctgctttaaaagaggaatattttagaaattcGAAAAATGCCGACTCaccaaaagagacagaggaaaaggaaactccTCACATTGACCAAATATACCCCCAAAAAGAACTAATACTAGTAAAAAATTGTGGAGAAAACTGCTGCCCTCGTGTGAGAcctctgattaaaactgaatataATTATATCAATGATGAAGATTTTGAACCGCATATCACCACTAAACAAATACCATACACTGCTGTTGAATTGGCTAGATTAAAAAAGGAGTATGGGCGGCTTCCCCACGAATCTGAGACAGAATATGTCTTCCGAGTGTCTCTCACCAGAGGAGACCAAATTCAATTAACTGAACAGGAAGCCAGTGGATACTGGGGACATGGAGTTTTCTTGACAACAGGAGACAAACGTGGCACGTGGTCCCTGACTCAGCGCACAGCCTTCTGGACTGGGGGACTCAATCCTTTAGAAAGGGGAGACCCTTTAGCTATAATTGGTACCCCCGATCAACTCCTAGAAAGTGTCCACAAAGCTGCCTGTTTGCAAATGAtccatgaaagaaaattaactcctggATATGAATCCCCCATGCAATTACCTGTTAAGCCTGCACTGATGACCCCTTTAATTCGAGGCCTTCCAGAATCACTCAAACCTACAGCAATTGCCCTTCAAAAAACCATAGCAGCTGTAGGTCCCGTAGAAAGGCTGGATAGATTCCTTGGAAACCCAAGCGACCAAACTGGATCTACCGATCCTGGGTTTACTCCCTATTCGACCCCCTCTCAGCCGCCAGGTTCACAATCGAATTCACCTGCCCGTGATCGCAAAGTTTGGACATGGAGTGAAGTTGCAAAAGATCTGATTAATTACAGTAGAAAATATGGACCTATaaaaattccagaagaaaaattagaCAAAACAAAAGGTGTCAGGTACATTCGGGCTCCTCATAGCGAAAAGCCAGAGAATGTAAAACAGATCTCTAACCGTCAGCATTGGTGGTTATTAGGCATCAAAAAGGGGGTCCCCAGAGATGTGATGGATGGCTTACCCCTTGATAAATTGAGTAGTGTCTAACTGGCACTGCCGAAAACCCGTTCTACCAAATCCATCAGTTCAACCCagtgcacccctcctccctcagaaTCTGGGCAGTGAGTCAGACCAACCACTCCCTCAAAGTCTGTGCAGTGAGCCAAAACAACCTCTCcctcaaaaccagggaaactaGACCCTCCGTCTCTTGTCAGTGAGCGAAGAGACGGAGCATGGGTATACCTGAGAAggctcactaaaaataaaaaaggagataTAATGATCACAGCTATTACAGGCCCTAAACGGGCACCTGTAACTTTTCTGATTGACACTGGGGCACAAATTTCTGCGCTGACAAAGAAAGATGCCCAGAGATGTGGAATTGTCCCAACAAAGAACCgatattgtgttttaaatgccttaGGAACAACAGAATCTATGAATGTAGCCCTAGTTAAGCTCATTTTACCTGGGGAAGAAAATCAACTCTCTATTAATATGGTGATTGGAAATATCCCAACCAATTTATTAGGGATGAATGCCCTCGttgggaggcagtgggaggacTCAGAGGGTCTTCTGTGGTCTTTTGGCACACCACGTTTTAACATCAGACTGCTCAAAGCCACAccctccctaccattcagcaaagtaactaatgtgaaacaataccccctccccctgggtgccaaagagggcatcaagccagtgatacaggaactgcgagaacaaggaggaatagctaatactcattctcctttcaattctccagtgtggccagtgcgaaagcctaatgggaagtggaggctgacaatagatTTTCGCAGGCTAAATGCCAACACAGACCCTCTCACAGCAGCTGTCCCAAATCTAGCAGAATTGATAACACTAATTCAAGAAAAAGCTCATTCAATTATGGCAACTATAGAtgtcaaagacatgttttttatgatacctttacagccagaagacATGGACCattttgctttcacatgggaaggtcagcaatacactttcactaggcttccccaagggtacaaacattcccccaccctggctcatcacgCTTTAGCCCAGGAgttagaaaaaatacccaaagctgacaatgtgactgtttatcaatacattgatgatatccttgtgggaggagatgaaatagaagaagTGAGAGATACCCAACAGAGaataatctcccacttagaaagccttgatttgcaaattccctcagaaaaaatccaaaatccttcacatgaagtgaaatttttgggaatttggtggaaaggaggtatgacatgtatcccacctgataccctaacctctttagatcagattaaaatgcctgaatccaaaaaagatctccaacatgctttaggattattagtgttctggagaaaacacatcccagatttttccataattgccagacctctttataacttgttaagaaaagggataaaatgggaatgcagtgcttctcaagaagaagcattgcaattgttgatttttgaagcaacagctcaccaagccctgggccctattcaccctacagatcctttccaggtggaatggggatttgcctcctcagggctgtcagtacacatatggcagcggggtcctgagggtccgACGAGGCCTGTAGGTTTTTACTCTCGTGGctttaaagatgctgaaaaaaggtacACTACCTGGGAGAAAGGATTGTTTGTGGTTAGCTTAGCTCTCATAGAAGTGGAGAAGATTGCACAACAACAACCAATTGTTTTGAGAGGCCCTTTCAAAGTTATTAAGGCAGTCtctactgggacccccccacctgacggggtggcccagagGGCCTCAGTAAGGAAGTGGTATGCTCAGATTGAACATTATTGTAGCATCTTCTCAGTAactgaaggagctgtaaaaaaTCTGGCAATCCAAGAGACTGAAAACTTGAGTAGCAGTCAGGACAAACCTGCCTCAGCCATCAAAGtagcccctcctttttcccccgaaCAGTCAGAaaattcttggtttacagatgCTTCTGCCAAGCGAGAAGGAAAGGTGTGGAAGTACAAGGCTGTAGCCCTCCACACTTCCTCAGGTGAACGGATTATCacagagggggaaggcagagccCAAGTTGGCGAGCTGAtagctgtttggagtgttttccaacatgaggcacagaatacttctcttgtctgtatctacaccgattcctatgctgtgtttaagggatgTACTGAGTGGCTTCCTTTTTGGCAACAAAATGACTGGGAAGTTAACAGAATCCCagtatggcaaaaggaaaagtggcAAGAAATTCTAAATATTGCAAGTCAAGGGAATTTTGCCGTGGGGTGGGTAGCCTCTCACCAGACAGATGGAAATGCAGCAGGAGAGTGGAACAATAGAGCTGATGAATTAGCAAGACTAAGTCCTTTGAAAAAGGATCAGATTACAGAAGACTGGGAGcacttattagaatggttgcatgtaaaaagacaacacacAGGTGCAAAAGATTTGTACAAAGAAGCCCTTGCTCGTGGTTGGCCTGTTACCagagaaatgtgtaaaacaTGCATATCAGCCTGTGAACAATGCCGCAGACGGCTAGAAAGACACCCTTTGGAAGATGACCCTCTGCATTTAAGAAAGGGTAAAGGCTTATGGGATGCGTGGCAGGTAGATTATATTGGCCCCTTTAAAAAGTAAGGAGGTAAACACTTTGCGCTGGTAGGAGTAGAGATTATATCTGGGTTAGTCCAGGCCGATGCCTTTAAAAGAGCTACAGGAGATAACACTGTCAAAGCATTGCAGGGATGGTTTGGAACTTtcccaaaaccccaagaaattcaATCTGATAATGGGTCTCACTTAACTGCCAAAGTTGTACAGGACTGGGCAAAAAGTGAAGGGATTAAATGGACTTTCCACACCCCTTACTACCCTCAAGATAACAGCATTGTAGAAAGGACCAATGGTCTCTTGAAACGACTTCTGAAACCACAGGAGGGAAATTGGGATGTTCAGCTATGGGAAGCTGTGAAAGGTGTGAATGATAGATGGGGGGTAAACGGGTGTCCTAAAATCACTGCCTTTTGCTCAACAGCTCCAAGCATAATTCCTTCACTACAGGGACCTAATGATCCTAAGAATCCTGCACACtaccctggacaacctgttttgGTAGACCTCCCTACTGTAGGAGAAGTACCACTAGTGCTAAAAAGCCCTCTGAATAAATATGCATGGGTAGCCTCTGATGCCCTAGGGAGAGAGCATCGGATACATACACGCTGGATAATTCCATCATTctaatttttctgcctttggtGGCAGactctgtttgtgtttgcttttcacagaagaactccGAGGGACATGAAGACCACATAAACCAGGATAAAACTAGTGATACTTTTCTGCATCCTACCACAACACCATGGCCAAAAACCAGCTGAGTGGCCATGGTCTGGTGCTACCATTAGGTACACCAGTGCTCTAGGATCCCCTCCCAGAGATGGTCGCCCAAACCCAGACACTGTAGTACTGCACGACTCTGAGGTATACCGTTCAAATGAATGGGGATGGGACTTGAG encodes:
- the LOC138102856 gene encoding uncharacterized protein, coding for MGPLQPGLPSPSMLHRDWMLAIIDIKDCFFNILLHPQDAPRFAFSIPSLNEQTPLRRHHWLVLPQGMKNSPTICQCGDLDSPRALTPEAQDTITKVQEALSSCQAHHIEPSLPLQFAVLGACLAAAIDHRLKQCTEEKAIIDSLQSLVEILQKQLDEEKNKNHLLEAALKEEYFRNSKNADSPKETEEKETPHIDQIYPQKELILVKNCGENCCPRVRPLIKTEYNYINDEDFEPHITTKQIPYTAVELARLKKEYGRLPHESETEYVFRVSLTRGDQIQLTEQEASGYWGHGVFLTTGDKRGTWSLTQRTAFWTGGLNPLERGDPLAIIGTPDQLLESVHKAACLQMIHERKLTPGYESPMQLPVKPALMTPLIRGLPESLKPTAIALQKTIAAVGPVERLDRFLGNPSDQTGSTDPGFTPYSTPSQPPGSQSNSPARDRKVWTWSEVAKDLINYSRKYGPIKIPEEKLDKTKGVRIWAVSQTNHSLKVCAVSQNNLSLKTRETRPSVSCQ